CGGGCTTGGAACGAGATCTATCTTCCCACCCGTCTACACTGTCTCTCGTCATGTCCCACCGCTCTTCTCAGCACAAAACCTTGACCCCTGACGGATGACCTTCCGGAGTGTGTAAAAACTATTTTCCTACCTGGGCgacctttttgcacttcttAAGCCATGTGAGCCACAAGTGGGACAAGCTGTCTTAGAGTTGTGAGCAGGTCTAGACGCGCAAGTGCGCCAACCGTCAGTGTTTGGCTGAAAATGATTGATACGCTGAGAGGCTTATGCCCCTGTAATATCAACTGACTGCACTGACCCTGAGTTCTTGATACCCGCCAAGCCCGGATTTCCGGTGGCGGCACCGAAGTGAAGAGGCTGCCCGAGATATATGAGTTCGGATGCGACTGTCTACTAAGTTGAGCTAGGCGCGGAGATAATGACTTCACATATTTAGAAAGTCGCAAACAAGAAAAGCTGCAGGCATACGCCACCAGTCAAACTATTGATCATGAGAGTCATCTCAAAAGAGATGACCAGGGGAAAGCGGGGGCAAACGCTGACACCCAGAGATGATAACGAGAGGACTTTGTCTATACTCCAGTCGACAGAGTCTGCCGAGAGCCTCATCAAGGGGATGAATGTCGCCCAAGTTGCACAGATGCTGCATTGACTCATCTTGCACAAGGTTCTCATGAATATAGTCGCTCTCATCCGCCACGGATTTGCCGCAGCATTCTATAGTCAGAGCCTAGCCAGAACAATATGCATCAACAATAAGCAAGTGCTCCATATGACCGTTTCTCAAACAAGCCGTGTCTTTCATCGGACTTATTTCAGCCAAAGAGCTGCGGAAGAGCATAAAGTCAGCCCCGGCGGTGGTACAAGCTTCGACCGTTCGCTTCTAACCGTGACGACCGTCTCAGTGGCTTGTTTATTCCTTGTCACACACAAGCTGCTGTGTTGGCATTGGCGACCAGGCGCTGGATCTGATATGTCGTCGCATGAGGATTTCCCCAACACCAGGACCCCTGAATGTCTCTGACATCCTTCTCCAATTTGCAGAGGACTGTAACAAATCTTGGGATAAATCTGACAAAGACATGGACCGGCCTCGCCGCAATCTGCGAATATGTCTCTTTGTATCTGATACTATTATGACTTGTCAGTTATAGAGCAGGCCAGGTGATCAACATGGGCCAGCAAGGACTGGGGACGACGATGCTCGAATTTTGGTCGAGATTTGTTATCGTTCTGCCCCTTCTATCAGACAATTATTCTGACCATGAAGCGCCTGATGAAGGCTCATCTGTTCTCGCTAGTGTTGGTACCCCCAAATCAGACTGACAAGCTATGGTTTGCTTACTTTGATCTTCCGAGGCGCTCTTCTGGGCCTGATATATTTGACGATGGCCACTAGCAGGGATTCCCCAAAGAACCATTCGCTGGTGTGACAAGTAGACACCTGGTGCTGCAAGTAAACTGTACTCAAAGCTGCGCGTTTTGATCGTGGTGAGGGTTGTGGCTTTGGCCTTTCCTGGTATGAGAAGACAAATGGATAGCATTCCGCTCTTATTTATGGCACCTTGGTTGGCAACAGTGCGTTTGACTACTATTTCGCACAAGGTCATGTAGAAGATCTCATTCGACTACGGAAGACGACAGACAGTTATCAACTGATACTACCTAAGAGGCGGATAGAATCTAGTGTCGCTGGGCTCCATGCCGTTAAGTCTGAGGCCCTATCTCCATGGATCGGGCGATAGGATTCAGTTGGTTTGAGCTGCGATATAAAGCAGCAGACAAGTAGTAAGCTCAAACTGACCCAATGGCATGCGTTCTGCCTTCATAGAATCCGGCGAACACTGCCGAGCTGTCGACTGATAATTAGCCCCCGTTTGGAAAACAAAGATGCCGGCGCCATAACCATCAAACACGACGACGACCATGTCCGATGGAAATTGAGCAAATAGCCTAATCCCACACAACGTGGCCAGAGTAGCCGGAAATCACGCCGACAAAACGACAGGCCCTCGCCATCTCTTGTTTCAGATGCTATACGCCGAAACCTCGCATTTTTTTACCCAGCTGGGGATGCAATTTGGGCGCGACAACTCGCCGGTTCCGAGAACAAAGCATAAGAAGAATCCAGAGCCCCAGACGGCGCGAGCTAGCCGTCTATACCCCAGCACAGGGGCGTCAGGAGTTAAAGATGGCACCATAGACAATACCAAACAAGGCTGTGGCTTTTGACTGAGGCTCTTGCTCGACTTGTCGTTGGAGTTGTTGGGGCGCTGGTCGCCCTCGGCCTGCTGATCTGGCTTTGCGTGCTAAAGAGGAGAGTGACGAGTGTCAAAGGAACAATATTGGGACGATGGGCAAGGATGCACAAGATAAGAAGCCAGACCTTTATGGCAACTCGGCAGATTTTGGCCCTCCCGGGGTCGGTAATCATGAGATTGCGGACTCGTCGTCGATTCCGATATGCGGGCTCGTTGGTATAATGGGATTTTCGGTATGTGAGATGTCGGAGAGAATATCGCTGCACGGAAGGCCAGAATTGAACGACACGGTATGAGCTGAGCTGAGCTGACATACTCTGGACAAGCGTTCAAGCCTACAACCCTAAAATGATAGATTCCCAGCACGCCAGAAACATCCCCTCGATTCTCAAGCCAGTAGTGCCTACTACCCATAGCCTGGTTGAACTGCGTATCTCTGTAAGAATATGAAAGACGCCAGGGTAGAAGCAAGAAAGGGCAGCGCAGGGTTTGCGTGCAGACCCCGAGGCCAGCATAAGGGCAAATAATTGAACAAACTCAAGGAAATACAAAAGCGAAGACTGCAAGAAAGACTGATGTGAGTACCATTGATGACTTTCCCAATTCATGGTGGAGCAGTTGTGTCGAACTTTGGTATCGGGGCGCCCAGGAACTATGATATTTCTTTGCCTCAAACAGGACGTCGCTGCTACCCTCCTGGGACATGGCTGAGCGGCAAACGAGCATTGTATTCTCGAGCTGGGAAAGCACCTACACTATCGGCGATTTCCCATGGACTGGCAGTTCTGCATTTACCCTCCTGTCACCTACGGAATCGGAGGAAGAGCAGCGGGGCTCCAAATCTGACATGCATTTGAAGGTGTGGATGATGTACAACCGCTCCAGGGGCAAAATGCAGCAACTAATGTCGGTCTCGACCTCAGTGTTATACTGCAAAGTGATGAAGAAACTCATATATAGTCTTACGAAGGCCACGGGGGTGTTCTTGTTCAGTAAATCCCGGCCAGGTGTATATACCCACATCCACGCATGCGTTGTTTGTGACCGGTATAAGCGCTTACCTACCCCATCAGTATGGCGATCTTCATATCTCCTTTTACAATTTTGGCCATCTGCCTCCTTTGGGCAGTCTCCAATGCTGCTTATGTTGCCGTTGCAGACATCAAACCTGCCGTTGCTATTGTTGCTGAGACGGAGGCAGCCGGCGCACCGCTTCAAAGTTCAGAGATTCGACAATTGACGGACGAGGTGGTTGACCGTATTGCCAGTGATGAGCTCACAGCTGGTCATCATGCAACTGCCGCGTGCAAGATCTTCCCCGGCGACCCTGGCTGGCCAGTCGAGAGCGTCTGGAATGTCTTCAACGCTCTTCTCGGGAACGCCCTGATCCCTACAAAACCTCTGGGTGCTCCTTGTTACGACTCTTAATGGGGGCCAAGGGATGAGAGCGAGCGTGCCAATATCATCACGAACTTGACAAACGCCAACTTTCTCAACGCAGACCCTACCGCCAACTACTGGCCCATATTCCAAGGCCGTACATGCAAGGCAAAGAACGACGCCTCGGGCTCTGAATGCACCATCGGGGGCTATCCAGCATATGCGGTCAACATCACGAGCGTCGCACAGATGCAGCTCGCCATAAACTTTGCCCGCACGACTAACATGCGCCTGGTGATCAAGAATACCGGCCACTGCTACCTCGGAAAGTCTTTGGGTGCTGGTGCGCTGAGCTTGTGGATGCACAACATGAGGGATATCGACTTTTTGCCCGACTACAAGGGCCCCGGATACTCTGGCCCAGCCCTGAAGTTGGCTGCTGGCGTGACCGTGAGGGAGGCGTATGAGGCAGCCGAGAAGTACAATGTTACCATCCTGGGTGCGATATCTTGGGTATGACCACCATGATACCCCGAAGTGAATAGAGCCTCAACACTAACGTTGCCGCTTGCAGAGTGTCGGCTACGCCGGTGGCATGATTACTGGCGGAGGCCAAAACCCCCTCGCCGGCATATACGGAATGGCTGCAGATCACGTCGTGGCCTTCCAACTGGTAACTGCTGATGGCAGACTGCGGACCGTCTCCGAAGACGAGAGCCCTACTCCAGGCTCAGCCAGATCAAGAGGAAGTGGTATCCCAGTGGTGTGTTTTATGCCGTCACCGCCGTGGGAAGTGAGGGGTGGGTGGTCGAGGATGGGGTGAAGGGGGTGCAGGGGGTGCAGACGCAGAATGGTAGGCTGTGCCGCGTTCGACCTTGATGGGCAGTTCATATGGACTAGGACTATATTGATTGAACTTCCGTAGGCGATCATGAAGACATCATGGTTCGATGGATAACAATTGACTTGTTCGCCCCGTGTTCAACATCTGAAAAGACACGGTCGGCCAAAGTACACAAACAAGGGGTAGATAAAGTAGTACTAGACTAGCTGCTAGATAATTCGAAGGATATACTGCTCACCACTCCGTCCCCGATTTGGAATAGGCGCACCTGGCAAGCCGCGCGTATCGGATATCCAGTCCGCTGGATCTTGTAAATCGCCTGATCTGGACTCATTAACAAATTTCGACACTGTTGCCATGCCGATGCGACGGTAGATCCCAGACTCGACGTCCACCACCTCGAGAAGCATGCATGCGGCCCGCCAAACGACAAATTTAGCTATGGGGTTGCGCATATATTCGTCCACCTTGGCTACAAACAAGTGGAATACCCGGCAGGCCTCACTAGGAAGCTCGAAGGCGCGATCGAAACTAACAAGTAGGCATTCGTCAGATCGGTCAGTAGGATCAGTGTCATCAGGCCCAAAATCGATCTTGACAGGCACTGGCCCCGGGCCCAACTTTGATACGGCAGGCGTAGCATTTGAGTACAATCGAACCCTTAATAACTTGGCTTGAATGTCCAAATGGCCACTGCTAACAAGGCCAGTGGTGTCCAAGGTTTTATGCTTTAATTCCAAGTCCAGGACTGTAAAGTAAAATGCTCTGGGAAGCCCTTCTTCTGTGTCTATGAACTTGATCGCAGAAGGCAGGGGCACCGAAGCCCAGCAGAAGGTTGGAGCGCAATACTCGATTTGTCCAAGACTTGGCGATGTTGAAGACGAGTCAACGGCAGCGGAATAGTCAACCTTGGAAACGGAGCACTGCCAGACAAGATCTTGGAGCAGGTTGCTCTGCCACATTCCGGCTAGGTATTCATCTTGCGGCAGCTTCTGCAAGAATGCCTTGGCCAGACCTGACAGGGCTACCAGACAATCCGTAGGCTTTGTGAGCTGCGTGCGACAGTAAACTTGGACAATCTTGGCCCATAAAGCGACGagcctttttgtttcttcttgttgTCCTCCAGAATCATGACCTTTGAGCTCACGGCCAAAAGCCTTTTTGATGTCCATGTCCCACCTCCCTCGAATCATGGGAGTTCCCTCCTCACTACTCAGCCTCTGAAAGCATTGCCAATAGATCTGACGAGTGCCAAAAATCAAGATTCTGGGCGACAAAAGTTGCTCCTGGAGGACCCAGCCCCGCATGGCGAGGGTGCTTTGTTCCACGTTGCTCAGCCATTCATCCCGGGATACGAGGATGCATCTATGCAGTCGCTTGCCTCCTTTTGTTGATACTGGCCGCTCTTTATcctttcttgtttcttttacATCCACGTCTCTTATCCCCTGGAAATCTATATCCAGCGGATGCTGAGCAGTGCTGCGGCTGGGATCTCGCTGACGGAAAAGGCCCTGCGAGCTGTCTTTGGAGGCGCTGGCGGCAATATTGATAAAACCATTGGCGTACACGCTTTTCATTTTCATCGACTCAGAAAGCCAGTCCTCCATGTCATCTTGGACGATACATAATGAGTCAATCCAGATGTAGGGAACTTCTAGATGGCGACATACGATGATAGCTTCCTGGAATGTTCTGGGTAAATTCCCAAGTGGAATACCTCGAGACAAAGCACTGAATCGAGACTTGGTTAGAGTCAAAAATGAGGATGTGCCCCAGCAGTGACTAAGAGTAGCATATCGAGCAAATGACCCTAGAAGAGCCGGCTCGCTGGCAGTTGTGACCAGACGCACGCTGTCAATTTCCCCTTGGTGCACAACGTCAATGAGGCGGGTTGGGAGCCATCTTGTGCCTACGGCTCCGGCCTGGAGACATAATGGGTGACTTGAAACACACTCTTTGATCCAAGATGTTGCTATACTTCTTGGGGATGCGGCAAAAGTGTTATCATCAAATTGGGAAAGGTTGGTTGGGCTGTCTGGTACATGGAGTTTCTTAGTCATAATATAAGGGTGATAGCCACAGCTAGGTCATTTGAGACTAACCATCAAAATTCACCAGATCAAACTTGCACCTATAATCTCCCCAAGTCGATAACTCTTCCAGGTGCGCCGCCGTGGGTGGGACCAAGAAACGCACCTCGATACAGAATCTAGCGTGGGATACTCTCGCAGCGGCGGCATCTTCGTTCTTGACAAGCGATAAAGTTGTGGCGTAATACCATTTTCCTTTGCGAACTGTAAGCGCAAAGTCGGGCAGCACTTTGGGCGGTGGCTCATTATCGCCCTTCGCAATCCAGTCCTCGACCATGGCGCCGAGTCCAGTCGGCAGGCGGGACACCTTTTCCCACAGAGTGTTACAGATTGCACAAAAAGCCGCCGACGACTTCAACGAAGAATAGGTTTGATGATGGGCAAGCGTTGCGCCCGTATAGCTCTCATCGAGCCCCCAACGGCGGTCGCGGAGCGTCGAGATGCAAACATTACAGTACATCCTGAAGCGccaagagagaaaagaacTTATGACTTTTCAAGGTGTTAATGGCTGTCGCAGTGATATTAAGGATATCTAGACACAAAAAGTTTCAGCTGAAGCTCTGGGGAAACGAGGATGGCAGGCCTTGAAATGAAAGGCGCCGGCCAGCCTTACAAGTTCCATGTGGCAGATTGGGCGGTCAGCCGTTCATTATCCCCCTGGCCAGTGTCATATCAGGAAACAGTCGTTGCGGCAGCGGGGGATCAGTTACAGGAAGTTGCATTCCATTCGTGAACGAATGAACATGGAGCGTGCTGAGGGCGGGGTGATAAAATATCAGGCACAATTGGGCTAGCCAAGGATGTGGGTCACCACTGCTGATGATGCTTCCACTGGGAGTAGAGTGCAAATGTTGCCCTCAGTGCTTCACAATGAAGGGCGATGGAAGGGGACCGCGATGATCGAATGTGATGGTTCAGATTCCAAACAGAACTTTGCAATCTCTGTTGTTGTGAGGGATTGTCAAGATATGGCAACTACTTGGCTTGGCACCACGGTCCTGCCAGCGGGTCTTTGCCCTTTGCTGGTCTTGTGGCGCCAACTGATGATGGCACTTGGTTGTGCCAGCTTGAGATTGTGGTCTGCTGTAAATATCATCGACGTGGAGTACCGATGGCCGCTGCAATAATCACAAACTGGGGGTACAGCGCCAAAGACCAAGTGGTAAACAGCGATGTCTCGAGCGGGCATGGGAGGAAGGCGGAAAGCATTTCAAATGACACAATGGATGTGAAAGTGCCACTCTTGGCAGGGGCATCACAACTGCCAAATTCGGACCAACAACCACAACCCCTGCAAGCCCGTTGCGTACCACGAGAAAACGCGCGCTTGTGAAAGTTATGCGCTTGTCAAAGTCATGCGCTTGTCACAGTCATGCGCTTGCATTAGCGGTGAGGGGGCCAAAGAAAcatgcaaaagaaaagaaaagcgaaaaaagaaaaagacgagCAAGGGATCCGGTTTTCGTGGCGCAAACGGTCTACGGTTGAGACGCTCGCTCCAGGATCAAATTCGCGCTTACCAGACTGTCGGGACGCCAAGGGCGGGTAATCGGTGGCTAACAAATAAGAACTCAAAATTCTCGCCGTTTGAGCCCACTTAAGACGATTTGGTTGGTAGAAATTCCTTTGGGGGCCCCTGCTGATTTACCACGTACGGGCAAATGTGGTAATTACGAACTGACCGTAAAAGGGGCAGGCACATTGCTCAGTTGGCCCAAGGTGTGATTGTGATGGCGGCTACGGGGGCGGTCATAAGGCTGTTATCTATCGTCCATGCCCGCCCAGGCGCTGAATGGTGAATGAACAGATGTGACTTGACTCGGGTGCCAGGCAATGTATTCATTTCCGCAGCTCAAAAGGATCTGAAGAACACGTAGAGAGAAGAGATATAAGACTAATATGAAGACTAAGGAAGCCGCAGACACCAATACTGCTCACCGTTGTAAGTAAAAAAGGTGTTGCAGGCTATATTTACCGAAGTCACTGGCATTAATTAGTCATTGACGGGAGCTTCCGTTTTTGACGGTGTGTCTTGGTGCAACAAAAGGGCTGTGCGGAGTTTCTTTACTATGTAGATCGATGGTCCCTAAGCTGTTCTTTCGGGTCGAGACGAAAATAACAGTTTTGCCAAGCGCCCTCCCCGTCGCATGTCAATCTTTCATTGGTACATGCAAAGAAGGAATATGGGAACAGGGGCACCTGTTGGGCAGTTCGCGAAAAGCCCCTCGCCACACACCCCGGCGAAAGTAAAACCGAGCAATGT
Above is a genomic segment from Pyricularia oryzae 70-15 chromosome 7, whole genome shotgun sequence containing:
- a CDS encoding FAD binding domain-containing protein, whose product is MGKDAQDKKPDLYGNSADFGPPGVGNHEIADSSSIPICGLVGIMGFSHARNIPSILKPVVPTTHSLVELRISEIQKRRLQERLMTSLLPSWDMAERQTSIVFSSWESTYTIGDFPWTGSSAFTLLSPTESEEEQRGSKSDMHLKSYEGHGGVLVHMAIFISPFTILAICLLWAVSNAAYVAVADIKPAVAIVAETEAAGAPLQSSEIRQLTDEVVDRIASDELTAGHHATAACKIFPGDPGWPVESVWNVFNALLGNALIPTKPLGAPYPTANYWPIFQGRTCKAKNDASGSECTIGGYPAYAVNITSVAQMQLAINFARTTNMRLVIKNTGHCYLGKSLGAGALSLWMHNMRDIDFLPDYKGPGYSGPALKLAAGVTVREAYEAAEKYNVTILGAISWSVGYAGGMITGGGQNPLAGIYGMAADHVVAFQLVTADGRLRTVSEDESPTPGSARSRGSGIPVVCFMPSPPWEVRGGWSRMG